The Chrysemys picta bellii isolate R12L10 chromosome 16, ASM1138683v2, whole genome shotgun sequence DNA window GCAAAAATGACCAGACTCAGATATGAAGGGGGCACCCACTAGTCAGGCTTAGGGGAGATTCCCCTCTCTTCATATCCAGCTCCTCACAATGAGGAGGGTGTTGGGCTTCCTACCAGGGAGCTCTTCCTGGACTCTGCTAGtggctccatctcctgtatcagtctgtggctagtaggtgtgtgatggatctgctgggagagaggaggagcttTCTCTTCATCCCCTCACCCTGGTGTTTTCTTTATGctctgagtggggtgggggtgggactctGACTGCGAGTCACCCAGAGCTTTTGTTTGGCTCCTGTCCCCCACGTATGAGGAGCTGTGAATGGAGCAGCAGGTACTgactcttgctctttcaggggccAGTGatcttcgaggaggtggctgtgtatttcaccagggaacagtgggctctgctggaccccactcagagagctctctacagagatgtcatgcaggagaactatgagaatgtgacctTACTGGGTAAGGGTTACTGTCCCCTTGGTTCTTGGAATGGGAAATGAAGAGAGATAGTTCACACCAGCCCCCAATGCCACCTCTACTCTGTCCTGTTTCAGCTTCACCCCAATATGCCAGTGAGACACACACACTATCCAAAGTtttctgcagcaggggagggtctCTAGAACAGAGCACAGGAGCAGTATCGCACAGTGTCAAATATCTCCTGTTTGCTCAAGTAAAACTGGGGGTTAGGTTCAGCATAATGAACAGAAGCTTCAAACCCTGAGCCTTCTCCACCTAGACCAGAATGTGCTTGGGGTGTAACAAGCATGCTGCCGGAGTCAGAGCTGCTGGTCCAGTGTTACTTATCACATAGACGCTCTGTGCGTCCTTGAGTGCTCGCTGGAAGTATCCAGACAAGGGAGCTCCATAAGCAGAACATTGCATCTCACACAGCATTACAGATGACACAactcctcactggtctggattgcaccccaccATGTGAAAATGGTTTAGATTGGTAGTGAAACTTCTTGAGACATGGAGAGTCttgctcccccatcaccatgtgtaATAGCCACAATCCCTCTTCTCTGCAGGTTCCTTGGATTTTTGAGTCCCTCATTCCCAAACTCACATGACTCCGATTCTTATTTTTCACAATCTGCTTTTCCAGACTAATTAGATCTGTTGCTCCTGAATTATAGCTTCTAATTTCCCAGTGTTCTCCACAGCCAGGGATTTTCCTACTCCCTCCCATGACAGTGGACTCACTAGATTCCctagtacataagaatggccacactgggtcagagcataggtccatctagcccagtatcctgtctttcaagagtgaccagtgccaggtgtcccagacggaatgaacagaacagggaatcatcaagtgattcatctcCTGTCACTCATTCATAGCTTATGGCAAACAGAGTTTAGGGACACCTTCcgtgcccattctggctaatagccattgatgtgcATGAatttatcatgttctttttttgaaccctgttatagtcttggccttcacaacatccattagcaaagagttccacaggttgacattgtgttgtgtgaagaaatacttccttttgtttgttttaaacctgctgcctattcatttcattgggtgattccTAGTCCatgtgttataagaaggagtaaattacacttccttatttactttctccacaccagtcatgattttatagacctctatcatattccccttagtcgtctcttttccaagctgaaaagtctcttttcaatctctcctcctaCAGAAGTTGtttcatactcctaatcatttttttgcccttttctgaaccttttcgaATTCCAATATATCCACATCTgcacgtagtattcaagatgtgggtgtaccatggatttatatagaggcaatatgatattttctgtcttattatgtaTCCCTTAATGATTACCAACATTCTTTTAGCTttttgagtgaatgttttcagagaactctccataatgactccaagattccTCTCTTGAGtgaaaaagctaatttagacctcatcattttatatgtatagttgggattatgttttccaaggtgCTGCAATATGTGCTATCCTGACATCTAGTACTGCTGAGATCCTGCATTCAGTGAtatccctgcccttcctgttCCCTTTCTCCACTGAACCCCACCAGCCCATGCTTACTGTTCCCAGCTTCCCCAGGACTCTCTTGTTGTCTCTGGACTTCTCTATCCGCAAGAAGCAGTGCCTGGGAGACTTGCCCTCTCTCTGGAGACTTCAATTTCTGGGACGTGGATTTATTTTCTCTGTGTTTTAGTAGACTTTTTGAAATTGAGTGTCTGTGACATTAATGACAGTACAGTCTGGACtcttgaacagctgtgtcccctcagttccccaagctgggatgccttttacactgctttactgtgAGAAAAGCCACTCCTGGGCAGTTAACACACAGTCTCCAGCATGTAACTCGGTCCCAGCTACACAGTATTGAGTGCTGCTAGTCAGTGACTCACAAATTACAGTAACCCACAGGAGAACCCCAGAAAATTCTCTgctcccagactttcccccagaaatgtgcatcttgcacTGTCCAGCACACTACTGAACAACGGAAGCTCATTTGAAGTGTCATTTCATCAGTGGAAAATGACATGCGCCAACCTTGTTATCCAAAATGAAGTTTCCAacacactttaatccaaacacactggatagataaaacaataaaacaagattGTCAATTACCggaaaaaaagattttaagtgactatgggtaatgaggcataaaagtcagaattgtttACAAAAGAAATGCAAGATAAAACACAAACTAACATCTAACAAGCTAAAACAGATTCAAAGCAAATGTTTCTCGGACCATATGCTGAGACAGGCTGGCTTTCCTTTCAGCTATTTGTCTTGCTGTCTCTGAGGAAGTGGGTGGATGAGATTCTGAGGCCTGCatcgtgcaggaggtcagactaggagatcataatggtcccttctgaccttaaagtctataactGGTCTGTGGGCGTTCCCCAGAATTGTAACTTTTTCAGTAATATCATAAAGTAAAATTTCATAACTTTACGTACAGTGTTGCTACACATTTTAACAGGAAGATAATATTCAGTAGATTGTGTTTTCAAACGATACCTCACAAGCAATACTGTGTACAAAATTGATCATAATTTTCTAGAAGAGTGAACATAGGTGTACAGATGGACAccgtgtctgtctgtgtgtgttctcAGCAGATATGTGGGTATTTCAATCCCTCCTAAGCAGAATGTTCTGCATCTTCAAGGACCTGGGCAGCTGTTCCTGGGAATTCACTCATTTACTAAGTGTGACACTGTCTGGAATTGagacactttatattattattaataccaaTATGATAAAATTGCAGTGAATCATGCTAgatatgtcatgtaaggtgtcaaggaaaatgttatgattttccAAGTATGatcattttgtttctgtttttatcACCTTTGTACTGTGAGATATAGATATGTAGGGTATATCTGTATTCCAGACTTGTGCAGCGTTTCTGGGTGACACTCCCAGATATATTGGCGCCAGCACTGCCTACCCTGTTTGATGGCCCATccagggtcatcagctgtacaatgaatcCATGGAAAGGATCAAGGGGATACACCTATTGAGGCAGCAAGACATGCAGGGGTATGTCTGTGTACTGAGAACGCCAatgcttttccatgccatgtgctgtgaagcttgtgtttgggacacaggaagtacaagccacatggaaaaaggaatataaagggcagctgcatcatctccattttgtcttcaatccctcTTCCTACCTCTGGAGCAACTTCTCTCCAAACTGAAGCCTTGAACATAGGACTGAATGACTCATCCAAGCTGTGGCTTTGTTCCAAAcagactttcaagccagcaattTACCAATACCGCTAAGAACCCGATGTATAGATTTCTGAATGTATCTGACTTTTTAAATAACCTCTCACTGTACTgaacctaggtgctgattgggagtcagagaactggaatgcaataaagggggctgtgtgatttcttttttcagcttcatgataaccagtgtgggtgatcagaagcacagtttctGACTTGtcagtgagtttaacttcagtgttaactgCCAGTTTTGGGAGCATCCGCTCTCCCTTtttcagcctgccctgaccttgcaTTTTCAGTGAAGACTAACCCAGGCACACCAGGTCTCACTAAGCACTGaagttaaattaataaaatattttttatgacCAAGTCTTATGAAATCAACTAaactcctttgttttctgtcatCTGAGCAGGGTTACCTGTTACCCAGCCTGATGTTATCTCCTGGCTGGAACAAGGGAAAGAGACATGGGTCCCAGATTTCTAGGTTTCAGAGGAAAGAGCGATCCTGAGAGCtccctgcacaggtgaggaaacATTAAACCAACTCAAAATCTGTAAGTGCCTGAAGGAAACAGCTGGGATGCACTAAAGAAGCCCTTAGGAGGTCTCTGTTTTATTATTGTCCCTAGCAGGAGTCATGTCCTCAGGGTGAATATAGCTCATGGCTTCCTATATATCCTAGCAGACACCAGGCAGTagctttctcctctccccctgcaAATTTGGATGGGATGTGGAGGCTGAATTGATCCCCATCTCtcttattttgggggaagagtttgggggagttcatttcctgatttttatttgaccaccctccagcacttgttttGGTTTGGccttcccctttccatccctgttTGAGGTTTCTGTCTCTATCACAGCAGGTGATGCAATGGTATGTGAGAAAGAGGAGCAGAATTCTCAGCCGGAAAATGTTGAGCAAGTGGATAAACACAGAGAATTATCACAAAGATTGAAAAGAAATACATTCAGGAGTCATGAACAGGGAAAATCATGTGAGAATCAGCACAGACCAGGGGAGAAAATGGATAAATTTATTTCCTGTTGGGAAACTCAGAAGAGCATCAAGGAAATGACAACACAGCAGGAAATCCTCatgggaaagaggaaaaatacatgcagtgagtgtgggaaaaactttaCTCAAAGATTAGCCCTTTCTaatcatcagagaatccacatagGGGAAAGGCCCTATGAATGCCGTGAGGGTCGGAAAACATTCAGTCGCAGCTCGCACCTTATTAGTCATCAaacaatccacacaggagagaggccctatgaatgatgtgagtgtgggaaaaacttcgctaccagctcagccctttctgttcatcagagaatccacacaggggagaggccctatgaaagCAATGTGTGTGGGAATACcttctctgagggtatgtctacactacgggattaatccgaattcatataattcgaatttgggaaacagatagtataaagtcgaatgtatgcagccacactaagcacattaattcggcggtgtgcgtccatgtaccggggctagcatcgatttctggagtgttgcactgtgggtagctatcccatagctatcccatagttcccgcagtctcccccacccgttggaattctgagttgagatcccagtgcctgatgggacaaaaaacattgttgcaggtggttctgggtagagcctcacccctccctccctccctgcatgaaaccaacggacggcagacaaccatttcgcaccttttttcctgggtaaacactgcagactccataccaccgCAAGCATgaagcctgctcagctcaagacagcagtcatgaacattgtaaacacctcgcacgttctcgtggagtttatgctgagccaggaccagaaaaacgaggcgagaaggcagcggcagcgcagcaacaagcgtgatgaggacatggacacagacacagaattctctcaaactgcgggccccggtgctttggacatcatgttgttaatggggcaggttctatccgtggaatgccgattctgggcccaggaaacaagcacagactggtgggactgcgtAGTGTTGCAgatatgggatgattcccagtggctgcggaactttcacatgcgtaagggtactttcatggaactttgtgactcgctgtcccctgccctgaaatgccagaataccaagatgagagaagccctcacagttgagaagcgagtcgcgatagccctgtggaagcttgcaacaccagacagctaccggtcagtcgggaatcaatttggagtgggcaaatctactgtgggggctgctgtgatgcaagtagacaaagcaatcactcagttgctgctacgaaaggtagtgactctgggaaatgtgcaggctatagtggatggttttgctgcaatggaattccctaactgtggtagggcgatagatggaacccatatccctatcttggcaccggagcaccagggtacccagtacataaaccgcaaggggtacttttcaatggtgctgcaagcacttgtggatcacaagggacgtttcaccaacatcaacgtgggctggccgggaagggttcatgaagctcgcgtcttcaggaacactactctgtttaaagggctgcagcaagggacttactttccggagcagaaaataaccgttggggatgttgaaatgccaatagttattcttggggactcagcctaccccttaatgccatggctcatgaagccatacataggcagcctggacaggagtcaggagctgttcaactacaggctgagcaagtgcagaatggtggtagaatgtgtatTTGGCcctttaaaaggttgctggcgatcgttactgactcgctcagacctcagccaaaccaatctccccattgttatttctgcttgctgtgtgctccacaatctctgtgaaagtaagggcgagacctttatggcagggtgggaggctgaggcaaatcgcctggctgctgattacgcgcagccagacaccagggcaattagaagagcacaccaggatgcgctgtgcatcagagaagctttgaaaaccagtttcatgactggccaggctacagtgtgaaatatctgtttgtttctccttcatgaaaactcgccccctttattgactcattctctgtaaggaacccacccaccccttcccccagcttgctttcaaaccaaataaagtcactatcgtttaaaaatcatttattctttattaatagattataaaaagagagagggaacccgggtggggtttgggaggaggatcggcgggaaggaaaaggccactaaaaaaaggttaaaaaaaagaaagactttTGCTttggctgtccactggggtggaatgggaaggtgtacggagcctcccccccaccccaagttcttacacgtctgggtgaggaggctatggaacatggggaggggggttatacaggggctgtagcggcactctgttatcctgctgccgttcctgaagctccaccagacgccggagcacgtctgtttgctcacgcagcagccgcagcgttgcatcctgcctcctctgatcttcctgccgccacctctcatctcgagcgtcccttctgtcctcacgttggtccctcctgtcctcacgttcactgtcttctttcctatactttgaaaccgtgtccttccactcattcagatgagctctgtcactgcggctggattccataatttctgcgaacatctcatctcgcgtcttctttttccgacaccttatctgtgatagccttcgggacggaggagggaggcttgaagaatttgcagctgctggagggagggaaaaaaggagagaattttttaaaaagatacattttgcagaacaatgcttatactctttcacggtgaccaacactattcacattacatagcacatgtgatttctgtgtaaGGTCgtattttgcctcttaatattgagtgcctgtggctttgctgctagagatcatagacgcaggtccgggcaacagaattcggcttgcatgcggccatggtaagccattgtcttttggcttctgcggcctcctttcccacataccaagcaaagcccgttgagtgctgcggttttcctgttaacattcagcagcagaaaacaaactaaccacccccatccaattctctgggatgatcgttttatccctccccccaccgcgtggctggaatcagggaagatccctgcagaaaccaaactaaccccacgcctcccctcccaccatgaattatctgggatgattgctgtacccctccccacaccgcgtggctgggaacagggaagatccctgctagccaaacgcgaaaagctcatggccaattccccaccaccacctgcgcttggctaactgcagggaaggatttcttttcagccacaggcaaacagcccagtaggaacggccacctctgtccccttaattaaattcccatatttcaaccaggttaccatgagcgatatcactctgctgaggataacacagcgagataaagaacggatgttgcttgaatgccagcaaacactgggaccatacgctgccaggctttgtcatgcaatgataccagattacttgctgcaagcatggcgcggtcacgtgtcctaccatggaggacggaataaggctgcactgcccagaaaccttgtggcaaggcttttggagtacctccaggagagcttcatggagatgtccctggaggatttccgctccatcgccagacacgttaacagacttttccagtagctgtactggctgcgaatgcatcccaagtcctcagggcaaagtaatcattaaaagcccttgcttttaaaacaagttttatattttaaaaggtaaactcacctgaggtcccttccatggggtcgtggtcttggatactgggttgggagggtacttcagtcaggctgagaaaaagatcctg harbors:
- the LOC135975969 gene encoding uncharacterized protein LOC135975969 encodes the protein MMERGHNRHSDQCHMKVKELRQAYQKTKEANGRSGSEPRTCRFYADLHAVLGGAATTTPPLTVDSEVGIISSDTPEDSADGEEEEDELAESTQHSVLPNSQDLFLSLTEVPSQPSIQDHDPMEGTSAAANSSSLPPPSRRLSQIRCRKKKTRDEMFAEIMESSRSDRAHLNEWKDTVSKYRKEDSEREDRRDQREDRRDARDERWRQEDQRRQDATLRLLREQTDVLRRLVELQERQQDNRVPLQPLYNPPPHVP